In Brachypodium distachyon strain Bd21 chromosome 2, Brachypodium_distachyon_v3.0, whole genome shotgun sequence, one genomic interval encodes:
- the LOC100837067 gene encoding neural Wiskott-Aldrich syndrome protein, translating into MGRAMSPVLVLAVLAVMAATAAAADGDVKCADCPIVYPSPPPPALPPPPPYYYYSPPPPASYPGVSNCPPPPGGYIEIGGSPPGQGRMYPQDPGFMPSSALSTHGSRALPFTVCALAILRLLL; encoded by the coding sequence ATGGGAAGGGCAATGTCGCCGGTCCTCGTGCTGGCGGTCCTGGCCGtcatggcggccacggcagcggcggccgacgGAGACGTCAAGTGCGCTGACTGTCCGATAGTGTAcccgtcgccgcctccaccggcgctgcccccgccgccgccgtactactactacagccctccgcctccggcgtCCTACCCCGGCGTGTCCaactgcccgccgccgccaggcgGGTACATCGAGATCGGGGGCTCGCCGCCGGGCCAAGGGCGTATGTACCCGCAGGACCCCGGATTCATGCCGTCGAGCGCCTTGTCAACGCACGGGAGCCGCGCCCTCCCCTTCACGGTATGTGCGTTGGCGATCCTACGGCTCCTTCTGTGA